The following coding sequences lie in one Euhalothece natronophila Z-M001 genomic window:
- the rpsF gene encoding 30S ribosomal protein S6 — protein sequence MLNNYETMFIIRPDLSEDQVTQEVKKYEEFLQQQGVEEIRTRNHGKKRLAYMIGKHQDGIYVQLNYRVDGSAIKPLQRQMRLSDNVIRFLTLTVDQPPQAAVETTPTTVATPERKTEPVATEEAATPEEPTDESSVSAVPEEE from the coding sequence ATGTTGAATAATTACGAAACCATGTTCATTATCCGCCCTGATCTGAGTGAGGATCAGGTGACGCAGGAAGTGAAAAAATACGAAGAGTTTTTACAGCAACAGGGTGTCGAAGAAATTAGAACCCGTAATCATGGCAAAAAAAGACTTGCCTACATGATTGGGAAGCATCAAGATGGAATTTATGTGCAGCTAAATTATCGTGTGGATGGAAGCGCAATTAAGCCACTGCAACGACAAATGCGCCTCAGTGATAATGTGATCCGTTTTCTGACCTTAACTGTAGATCAACCCCCACAAGCTGCAGTTGAAACTACTCCCACCACAGTAGCCACTCCTGAACGCAAAACTGAACCTGTGGCAACTGAGGAAGCAGCAACGCCAGAAGAACCCACCGACGAATCCTCTGTTTCTGCTGTTCCAGAAGAAGAGTAG
- a CDS encoding iron-containing alcohol dehydrogenase family protein, translating to MKQQTQLTSSVVTLQVSPAQVMRGQGAIKQAGSAIAQLGKTPLVIGGEHTLKLIQPWLEPIFEHYHLKATSASYSPDSCERSQQELQMVASDHRADLIIGIGGGKALDMAKLVAYNANLPIVTIPTSAATCAAWTALSNIYTEEGAFQYDVPLPYPPNLLILDYDLIASAPKRTLIAGIGDALAKWYEASVSSGDSTASLTISAVQQARILRDILLQKSKTALDHPQGEVWQEIVDAVVLLPGVIGGLGGANCRTVAAHAIHNGLTHLPATHDLLHGEKVAYGILVQLRLEEMVQNNKLAASARQQLLEFYAEIGLPKSLEDLGLENVTLAELQKVATIACAPESDIHRLPFTVESTELVAAMVSTTVVSNGKPVALSQDHE from the coding sequence ATGAAGCAGCAAACTCAATTAACTTCATCGGTGGTTACCCTACAAGTATCGCCAGCACAGGTAATGCGCGGTCAAGGAGCGATAAAACAAGCCGGAAGCGCGATCGCGCAGTTAGGAAAAACCCCATTAGTGATTGGAGGAGAGCACACTTTAAAACTAATTCAGCCTTGGTTAGAGCCCATTTTTGAACATTATCACCTGAAAGCCACCTCCGCGTCTTATTCCCCTGACTCTTGTGAGAGATCTCAGCAGGAATTACAAATGGTTGCCAGTGATCACCGAGCAGACTTAATTATTGGCATTGGCGGTGGCAAAGCCCTCGATATGGCAAAATTAGTGGCTTATAACGCTAATTTACCAATCGTGACAATTCCTACCTCAGCGGCAACTTGTGCGGCTTGGACGGCCTTATCAAACATTTATACGGAAGAGGGGGCGTTTCAATATGACGTTCCCCTTCCCTATCCTCCAAATTTACTGATTCTGGATTATGATTTAATTGCCAGTGCCCCAAAACGCACCCTAATTGCTGGAATTGGGGATGCCTTAGCTAAATGGTATGAAGCCTCGGTTAGTAGTGGCGATTCTACCGCTTCTTTAACCATTAGTGCTGTGCAACAGGCACGTATTTTAAGAGATATTCTCCTGCAAAAGTCAAAAACTGCTCTTGATCATCCCCAAGGAGAAGTATGGCAAGAAATTGTGGACGCAGTGGTGTTACTGCCTGGGGTGATTGGCGGTTTGGGAGGCGCAAATTGTCGCACTGTTGCCGCTCATGCCATTCATAATGGATTAACTCATCTGCCAGCAACCCATGATCTCTTACACGGAGAAAAAGTAGCTTATGGCATTTTAGTGCAACTGCGCCTAGAAGAGATGGTTCAGAATAATAAACTGGCTGCCTCGGCGCGACAACAGTTACTAGAATTTTATGCCGAAATTGGTTTACCAAAGAGCCTTGAGGATTTAGGATTAGAAAACGTGACCTTGGCGGAACTGCAAAAAGTAGCAACAATTGCCTGTGCCCCTGAGTCTGATATTCATCGTTTACCCTTTACGGTAGAATCAACAGAACTGGTAGCAGCCATGGTTTCTACGACGGTAGTTAGCAATGGGAAACCCGTTGCCTTAAGCCAAGACCATGAATGA
- a CDS encoding S-methyl-5'-thioadenosine phosphorylase, producing MAQAKIGVIGGSGLYQMEALQDVEEVTLETPFGSPSDSFIIGTLEGTRVAFLARHGRNHHLMPTELPFRANIHAMKQLGVEYIISASAVGSLQEQVKPLDMVIPDQFIDRTRNRVNTFFGDGIVAHIGFADPVCEKLGDILYNAISELNLEEVTPHRGGTYVCMEGPAFSTKAESYLYRSWGSTVVGMTNLPEAKLAREAEIAYGTLALVTDYDCWHEDHDSVSVEMVIEYLKKNAVNAQKVIQEAVRQINANPPTSEAHSALKYAILTPLDKVPDTTKEKLKVFLEKYL from the coding sequence ATGGCACAAGCAAAAATTGGTGTAATTGGTGGAAGCGGGCTATATCAAATGGAAGCCCTACAAGACGTAGAAGAAGTAACCCTAGAAACGCCGTTTGGGTCTCCTTCTGACTCCTTTATTATTGGCACATTAGAAGGAACCAGAGTGGCTTTTCTCGCCCGTCATGGTCGCAATCATCACCTGATGCCCACCGAGTTACCCTTTCGGGCAAACATTCATGCCATGAAGCAACTAGGGGTAGAATATATTATTTCTGCCTCTGCGGTGGGGTCTTTGCAAGAACAGGTGAAACCCTTGGATATGGTAATTCCTGATCAATTTATTGACCGCACTCGAAATCGGGTGAATACCTTTTTTGGCGATGGCATTGTTGCCCATATTGGCTTTGCTGACCCAGTGTGTGAGAAATTAGGGGATATTTTATACAACGCCATTTCAGAACTGAACTTAGAAGAAGTGACTCCTCACCGTGGTGGCACGTATGTTTGTATGGAGGGACCCGCTTTTTCTACCAAAGCAGAGTCTTATTTATATCGCAGTTGGGGGTCAACCGTTGTGGGAATGACCAATTTACCAGAAGCCAAATTAGCGCGAGAAGCTGAAATTGCTTATGGAACGCTTGCCCTTGTCACTGACTACGACTGCTGGCATGAAGATCACGACAGCGTCAGTGTGGAAATGGTCATTGAATACCTGAAGAAAAACGCCGTCAATGCCCAGAAAGTGATTCAAGAAGCCGTCCGACAAATTAACGCCAATCCCCCCACTTCAGAAGCTCATTCGGCTCTAAAATACGCCATTTTAACGCCTTTAGATAAAGTTCCTGACACGACAAAGGAAAAATTAAAAGTATTTTTAGAAAAATATTTATAG
- the cbiQ gene encoding cobalt ECF transporter T component CbiQ translates to MKLALDQYAHLDSPMHQWHQPLKLVALGSLIFAFAFIESLQLLPMMVIITGVVLGLSRLPLRFVLSRFRYPGLFIATVILVLPLVSGETVIWELAGIAVRQEGLLSVLLIVTRFACILTISLVLFGTAPFLSSIRAMRSLGLPPIIVDMTLLAYRYLESFGETLTTMQRAMKLRGFNAHQFNRRNARLFASLIGSLLVRSYEQSQRVYQAMILRGYGYGLSQEQTGLRGALQAATPAMQFWFWFTCAIALSLVIAEVIS, encoded by the coding sequence ATGAAACTTGCCCTTGATCAGTACGCCCATCTTGACTCCCCGATGCACCAATGGCATCAACCCTTAAAGTTGGTTGCCCTTGGGTCGTTAATTTTTGCCTTTGCATTTATAGAAAGTCTGCAACTATTGCCAATGATGGTGATAATTACGGGAGTGGTATTAGGGTTATCTCGTCTTCCCTTACGATTTGTTTTATCCCGTTTTCGCTATCCAGGACTTTTTATTGCGACGGTGATATTGGTTTTACCCCTAGTTTCTGGAGAAACAGTGATTTGGGAATTGGCAGGAATTGCAGTTCGACAAGAAGGATTATTGTCAGTGTTGCTGATTGTGACTCGTTTTGCCTGTATTTTAACGATTAGTTTAGTATTATTTGGTACTGCGCCTTTTTTAAGTAGTATTAGAGCTATGCGATCGCTGGGTTTACCTCCGATAATTGTTGATATGACGCTATTAGCGTATCGTTATCTTGAATCATTTGGCGAAACTTTAACTACCATGCAACGGGCTATGAAATTACGGGGGTTTAATGCTCATCAGTTCAACCGTCGTAATGCCAGACTTTTTGCCTCTTTAATTGGGAGTTTACTAGTGCGGAGTTATGAACAATCGCAACGAGTTTATCAGGCAATGATCTTACGGGGATATGGTTATGGATTATCTCAAGAACAAACAGGGTTAAGAGGGGCCTTACAAGCTGCCACCCCAGCGATGCAATTTTGGTTCTGGTTTACTTGCGCGATCGCGCTTAGTTTAGTTATTGCAGAAGTTATTAGTTAA
- a CDS encoding AbrB family transcriptional regulator produces MDEQTAPLKGRALLQKVKELSHLPRRETAKECGYYNTTKDGQVRVNLTEFYDAVLEAKGVPLDPDGGKDGRGREPTYRVSVHKNGQIVIGSTYTQAMGLEPGEEFEIKLGYKHIRLVHLEDDMDKAEEAEEELVS; encoded by the coding sequence ATGGATGAACAAACAGCACCATTAAAAGGTCGCGCCCTTCTGCAAAAAGTAAAAGAACTATCCCACTTACCCCGTCGGGAAACCGCTAAAGAGTGTGGTTATTACAACACCACCAAAGATGGTCAAGTTCGTGTTAATTTAACAGAGTTTTATGATGCGGTTTTAGAGGCAAAAGGAGTGCCTTTAGATCCTGATGGTGGAAAAGATGGTCGTGGACGTGAACCCACTTATCGGGTTAGTGTTCATAAAAATGGTCAAATTGTTATCGGTTCTACTTATACTCAAGCCATGGGGTTAGAACCGGGGGAAGAATTTGAAATTAAGCTCGGATATAAACATATTCGCCTAGTTCATCTTGAGGATGATATGGACAAAGCAGAGGAAGCAGAAGAAGAATTGGTTTCCTAG
- a CDS encoding FtsW/RodA/SpoVE family cell cycle protein — protein MLKYLIPIFNPTKSDWAPLARIIHWLTLLWLFIGLVVLFSASYPEGGDNLGNGLYYIKRQLIWAYPGLILFNVVSETSLKKLLKITPIVVLILFAAIIATNIWGVTINGAQRWLGVGTFLIQPSELIKPFLVLQGAIIFSQWHKSTIEKRIFWLVIFALILGGILMQPNLSNAALCGITLWLIALMGMIRWRDLGIVALIGISLGVISIQFNQHQLQRVMSFRDPWENISGDGYQLAQSLIAIGSGGTWGSGLGFSNQKLFYLPIQYTDFIFAVFAEEFGFVGCIALLLLIMSWATVGVLIAIQSQTTINRLIAGGAIIFMVGQSLINIAVATGAFPTTGLTFPLFSYGGNSVLASLFLAALLIRVARESNEGTLLEFPQPSQR, from the coding sequence GTGTTAAAGTATCTGATTCCCATTTTCAACCCAACAAAAAGTGACTGGGCCCCCTTAGCCCGTATCATTCATTGGCTAACTTTATTATGGCTTTTCATCGGTCTGGTTGTCTTATTTTCTGCTTCTTACCCAGAGGGAGGCGACAACTTAGGAAATGGTTTATACTACATTAAGCGACAATTAATTTGGGCTTATCCGGGACTGATCCTATTTAATGTTGTTAGTGAAACCTCTCTCAAGAAGTTATTAAAAATTACCCCCATTGTTGTCCTAATTCTTTTCGCCGCCATTATTGCCACTAACATTTGGGGGGTCACCATTAATGGAGCCCAACGCTGGCTCGGAGTTGGCACTTTTCTGATTCAACCTTCAGAATTAATTAAACCCTTTTTAGTATTACAAGGGGCAATTATCTTTTCACAATGGCATAAGAGTACAATCGAAAAGCGTATCTTTTGGCTCGTTATCTTTGCCCTGATTTTAGGAGGCATATTAATGCAGCCCAATTTAAGTAATGCCGCCTTATGTGGAATTACATTATGGTTAATTGCCCTCATGGGAATGATTCGCTGGCGTGATTTAGGGATAGTTGCTCTAATCGGAATTAGTTTGGGAGTGATTAGTATCCAATTCAATCAGCATCAATTACAACGAGTGATGTCATTTCGTGATCCTTGGGAAAATATCAGTGGGGATGGCTATCAGTTAGCTCAAAGTTTAATCGCAATTGGTTCCGGGGGAACCTGGGGAAGTGGTTTAGGCTTCTCAAACCAAAAGCTATTTTACTTACCCATTCAATATACTGATTTTATTTTTGCTGTTTTTGCCGAAGAATTTGGATTCGTTGGTTGTATTGCTTTGTTATTACTGATTATGAGTTGGGCAACAGTGGGGGTTTTAATTGCTATTCAGAGCCAGACAACGATAAACCGATTAATTGCAGGGGGAGCAATCATTTTTATGGTAGGACAATCTTTAATTAATATTGCAGTAGCAACAGGGGCATTTCCCACTACGGGGCTAACTTTTCCCTTGTTTAGTTATGGGGGAAATTCTGTGTTAGCCAGTTTATTTTTAGCCGCTTTACTCATTAGAGTGGCAAGAGAAAGTAATGAAGGAACCTTACTTGAGTTTCCTCAGCCTTCTCAGAGATAA
- a CDS encoding ABC-ATPase domain-containing protein, with the protein MRNQDQLRSTLERLDNASYKAYKDIKGVYDFIDFQLIIDYVQGDPFASPSRLRVQIPQSIAGFPEFLFQSLSREIALRDYLTRQFIKVASKISQSRGTGKSGLIATTGVGQEVLERTSVLVDEEMVEVRFIAGLPAKGRRILGRQAAEMLCDDIPEIIDQALIYQSLSPKAIRRHVETVEDADWLREQLSQQKLVAFVPNGAILPRRSGVDDRPLADKNVVPFQSPAELQVSFDCPNCGKVEGMGIPKGITLIVGGGYHGKSTLLQALELGIYNHVPDDGRELVVTNPDAVKIRAEDGRNVVGVDISPFINQLPQGRSTSDFSSPNASGSTSQAANIIEALEAKAKVLMVDEDTAATNFMIRDRRMQQLISKDKEPITPFIDKIQQLYQDYEVSTILVMGGSGDYFDMANTVIAMENFRPYEVTAKAKEIAEANRTERTIEGGESFGKITPRIPLASSIDPSRGKKDVNVKVRDDDEVSFGNEDIDLAAVEQLVDKGQLRAIAAAIVYAKKQYLDGKRTLPEILDLVFADIDEKGLDVITPSPQHDLAYFRRFELAAALNRLRTLSVKS; encoded by the coding sequence ATGCGAAATCAAGATCAATTACGTTCCACTTTAGAACGTCTCGATAATGCCAGTTATAAAGCCTATAAAGATATTAAGGGCGTTTATGATTTTATTGACTTTCAGTTAATTATTGATTATGTACAAGGAGACCCCTTTGCTTCTCCTTCCCGATTAAGGGTGCAAATTCCTCAGTCTATTGCAGGGTTTCCAGAGTTTCTCTTTCAGTCGTTAAGCCGAGAAATTGCCCTACGAGATTATTTAACCCGACAGTTTATTAAAGTCGCTTCTAAAATTAGTCAGTCTCGGGGAACGGGAAAAAGTGGCTTAATTGCGACTACAGGCGTAGGACAAGAAGTTTTAGAACGCACTTCCGTTTTAGTGGATGAGGAAATGGTAGAAGTGCGATTCATTGCAGGCTTACCAGCAAAAGGACGGCGGATTTTAGGTCGTCAAGCTGCGGAGATGCTATGTGATGATATTCCTGAAATTATAGATCAAGCGCTAATTTATCAGTCTCTATCTCCTAAAGCTATTCGTCGCCATGTGGAAACAGTAGAAGATGCGGACTGGTTACGAGAACAGTTATCTCAACAAAAGTTAGTTGCGTTTGTTCCCAATGGGGCTATTTTACCCCGTCGCAGTGGGGTGGATGATCGCCCGTTAGCGGATAAAAATGTCGTGCCGTTTCAGTCTCCTGCGGAATTACAAGTGAGTTTTGATTGCCCTAATTGTGGGAAAGTAGAGGGAATGGGGATTCCTAAAGGCATTACGTTAATCGTTGGCGGTGGCTATCACGGTAAATCAACGCTACTACAAGCCCTAGAATTAGGCATCTATAATCATGTTCCTGATGATGGACGAGAGTTAGTGGTGACGAATCCTGATGCAGTGAAAATTCGCGCTGAAGATGGGCGCAATGTTGTGGGAGTGGATATTTCTCCGTTTATTAATCAGTTACCGCAAGGACGTTCTACCAGTGACTTTTCTAGCCCAAATGCTAGTGGCAGTACCTCACAAGCTGCGAATATTATTGAAGCATTAGAAGCTAAGGCAAAAGTGTTAATGGTGGATGAAGATACGGCAGCGACAAACTTTATGATTCGCGATCGCCGTATGCAACAATTAATCAGTAAAGATAAAGAACCCATTACTCCCTTTATTGATAAAATTCAACAACTGTATCAAGATTACGAAGTTTCGACGATCCTTGTAATGGGCGGTAGTGGGGATTATTTTGATATGGCAAATACGGTGATTGCTATGGAGAATTTTCGCCCTTATGAAGTCACCGCCAAAGCGAAAGAAATTGCTGAGGCAAATCGCACGGAAAGAACGATTGAAGGGGGAGAAAGTTTTGGTAAGATTACTCCTCGCATTCCCCTTGCTTCTAGTATTGATCCCAGTCGTGGGAAAAAAGATGTCAATGTGAAAGTGCGAGATGATGATGAGGTATCGTTTGGTAATGAAGATATTGATCTAGCAGCAGTGGAACAGTTGGTAGATAAAGGACAACTTCGCGCGATCGCGGCAGCCATTGTTTACGCCAAAAAACAGTATCTTGATGGGAAACGCACCCTTCCTGAAATTCTTGATCTAGTCTTTGCGGATATCGACGAGAAAGGATTAGATGTAATTACCCCTTCCCCACAACATGATTTAGCTTATTTCCGTCGCTTTGAACTAGCAGCAGCTCTTAATCGCTTGCGAACCTTATCCGTTAAAAGTTAA
- a CDS encoding energy-coupling factor ABC transporter ATP-binding protein, translated as MKELTEFPQVKTECALALEELQFAYPQQPSILDCINLTIQPGERVGLIGPNGAGKTTLFLSICGILKANAGNIFVFGEAVKAGTFNPNIGLVFQNPEDQLFCPTVWEDVAFGPENLQLSPLQVKHQVQKALEITETSHLANCVPHHLSGGQKCMVAIATILAMQPQIILYDEPSANLDLYARRRLIDFLKQSQQTSIISSHDLELILEVCDRAILLNQGQIIADGCCREVMGNQALMAEHRLEKPHSLFHPH; from the coding sequence ATGAAAGAGTTGACAGAATTTCCCCAGGTTAAAACAGAATGTGCCCTCGCCCTTGAGGAATTACAATTTGCTTATCCCCAACAACCCTCAATTCTCGATTGTATTAACCTCACCATTCAACCAGGAGAAAGAGTGGGTTTAATTGGTCCCAATGGTGCTGGCAAAACAACTTTATTTCTTTCTATTTGTGGCATCCTCAAAGCTAATGCTGGCAATATCTTTGTGTTTGGGGAAGCGGTAAAGGCTGGAACTTTTAACCCCAATATTGGTTTAGTCTTTCAAAATCCTGAAGATCAACTATTTTGTCCTACAGTTTGGGAAGATGTTGCTTTTGGCCCCGAAAATCTCCAATTGTCCCCTTTGCAAGTAAAACACCAAGTACAAAAAGCTCTAGAGATTACTGAAACTTCTCATCTCGCTAATTGCGTTCCTCATCATCTTTCAGGGGGACAAAAGTGTATGGTTGCCATTGCTACAATTTTGGCTATGCAACCCCAGATTATTTTATATGACGAACCCAGTGCCAATCTTGATTTATATGCTCGTCGTCGTCTTATTGATTTTCTAAAGCAATCCCAACAAACCAGTATTATTTCTTCTCACGATTTAGAGTTAATTTTAGAAGTCTGCGATCGCGCTATTCTCCTTAACCAAGGTCAAATTATCGCCGATGGGTGTTGTCGCGAGGTAATGGGGAATCAAGCATTAATGGCAGAACATCGCTTAGAAAAACCCCATTCTCTCTTTCATCCTCATTAA
- a CDS encoding Ycf51 family protein produces the protein MESDFILYLQGAAITTGVAFVFTLIAFIFKWGFRFRLVGITGFMAVLTVGIFGLSLGLFSYTDVPGAVPFNVVYDNGGSQVVIKLPPTVTESEVEASLRKASADLSSYGRLGGANQTMTIRARTVIHPEEGVSKPLYLGKVQRSGSEQENPSPEIFSSNFSELPDRTNS, from the coding sequence ATGGAAAGTGATTTTATCCTGTATCTTCAAGGGGCAGCCATTACTACAGGGGTTGCTTTTGTTTTTACCTTAATTGCCTTTATTTTTAAGTGGGGCTTTCGCTTCCGCTTAGTGGGAATTACAGGTTTTATGGCAGTTCTCACCGTGGGAATATTTGGCTTATCTTTAGGGTTATTTAGCTATACTGATGTTCCGGGGGCAGTTCCCTTTAATGTCGTTTATGATAATGGCGGCTCACAGGTAGTAATTAAATTGCCTCCCACTGTGACCGAATCAGAAGTAGAAGCAAGTTTACGCAAAGCCAGTGCTGATTTATCTTCCTATGGGCGTTTGGGGGGAGCGAATCAGACAATGACCATTCGAGCCCGAACAGTGATTCATCCGGAGGAAGGAGTTTCTAAACCGTTATACTTAGGAAAAGTCCAACGCTCTGGTTCTGAGCAAGAAAATCCCTCTCCTGAAATTTTCTCTTCAAACTTCTCAGAACTTCCCGATCGAACGAATAGCTAG
- a CDS encoding NAD(P)H-quinone oxidoreductase subunit 4 has product MMEFQIPWLSVIILFPLLSASVIPFFPNKNGKSLRWYAFSVSLINLLITIYAFRQNFNLNNSQFQLQESYPWLPELGLNWSLAVDGLSMPLIVLSGLITTLAIVAAWNVTQKPRLFYTLILILYSAQIGVFAAQDLLLFFLMWELELVPVYLLISIWGGKKRGYAATKFILYTAAGSIFILLAGLGLAFYGNNSTFDMTEIGMKNLPFTVEILAYVGFLTAFGVKLPIFPLHTWLPDAHSEASAPISMILAGVLLKMGGYGLIRMNVEILPNAHVYFAPVLAVLGVVNIVYGAFTAFSQTNLKRRLAYSSISHMGFVLLGIASYTELGLNGAVLQMLSHGLIAAALFFLAGATYERTHTLVMEKMGGMAKEMPKIFALFTIAAMASLALPGMSGFVSELTVFLGIATSDAYSGVFKTGMVFLAAVGLILTPIYLLSMLRQVFYGNDNSGIIIEKYLGDANPREVFITACLLLPIIGIGFYPKLATQTYDVKTVEVALKARDAVTPVIAERGNTFRASLNPFYSPGFVAPTLPQGNSQAMLDR; this is encoded by the coding sequence ATGATGGAGTTTCAAATTCCTTGGTTGAGTGTAATTATTCTCTTTCCTCTCCTTAGTGCAAGCGTGATTCCTTTTTTTCCTAATAAAAATGGAAAAAGCCTTCGCTGGTACGCCTTTAGCGTTAGTTTAATTAATCTTTTAATTACAATTTACGCCTTTAGACAAAACTTTAATCTTAACAACAGCCAATTCCAACTACAAGAAAGTTATCCTTGGTTACCTGAACTCGGCTTAAACTGGTCTTTAGCTGTGGATGGCTTATCCATGCCCTTAATTGTCCTTTCTGGCTTAATTACTACTCTTGCCATTGTTGCCGCGTGGAACGTTACTCAGAAGCCACGATTATTCTATACTCTTATTCTTATTCTCTATAGCGCACAAATCGGCGTATTTGCTGCACAAGACTTATTATTATTCTTCTTAATGTGGGAACTAGAGTTAGTTCCTGTTTATCTTTTAATTTCTATTTGGGGTGGCAAAAAACGTGGTTATGCCGCCACTAAGTTTATTCTCTATACTGCTGCTGGTTCTATTTTTATCCTCCTTGCTGGCTTAGGATTAGCCTTTTATGGCAATAATAGTACTTTTGACATGACAGAAATCGGCATGAAAAATTTGCCCTTTACTGTGGAAATCCTTGCTTATGTGGGCTTTTTAACTGCCTTTGGTGTCAAACTTCCCATCTTTCCCCTACATACTTGGCTTCCCGATGCCCACAGTGAAGCCTCAGCACCAATTTCGATGATTTTAGCAGGAGTTTTACTAAAGATGGGGGGTTATGGGTTAATTCGGATGAATGTAGAAATTTTGCCCAATGCCCATGTTTATTTTGCCCCCGTTTTAGCAGTTTTAGGAGTTGTCAATATCGTTTATGGGGCATTTACTGCCTTTAGTCAGACTAACCTCAAACGTCGTCTTGCCTACTCTTCTATTTCTCACATGGGCTTTGTTTTACTCGGCATTGCTTCCTATACCGAACTGGGCTTAAATGGAGCAGTTTTACAAATGTTATCCCATGGTTTAATTGCTGCTGCCCTGTTCTTCCTTGCTGGGGCAACTTACGAACGGACTCACACCCTTGTCATGGAGAAAATGGGCGGAATGGCAAAAGAAATGCCGAAAATTTTTGCCCTCTTTACGATTGCGGCAATGGCTTCTTTAGCATTACCTGGAATGAGTGGCTTTGTCAGTGAGTTAACTGTTTTCTTAGGAATTGCTACTAGTGATGCTTATAGTGGTGTTTTCAAAACGGGTATGGTGTTTTTAGCCGCAGTGGGATTAATTCTGACTCCCATTTATCTGCTTTCTATGTTACGTCAAGTCTTTTATGGGAATGATAACTCTGGCATTATTATTGAGAAATACTTAGGAGATGCCAACCCTCGTGAAGTCTTTATTACTGCTTGTTTACTACTACCGATTATTGGCATTGGTTTTTATCCTAAGTTAGCTACACAAACCTATGATGTAAAAACGGTAGAAGTGGCGTTAAAAGCCAGAGACGCAGTTACTCCTGTAATTGCTGAGCGTGGCAACACCTTCCGCGCTAGTCTCAATCCATTTTATTCTCCTGGTTTTGTTGCACCAACACTTCCTCAAGGAAACTCACAAGCTATGCTAGATCGTTAA
- a CDS encoding aspartate aminotransferase, with product MGFDFTPADRVNTLPPYVFARLDELKAKAREQGLDLIDLGMGNPDGYAPQPVIDAATEALKVGENHGYPPFEGTGSFRSAIARWYHRRYGVNLSPDSEALPLIGSKEGLTHLALAYINPGDTVLVPSPAYPAHFRGPLIAGANLHKMVLTAEKDWLIDLSQIPESVAQQAKILYFNYPSNPTTAVASREFFEEIVAFARHYSILLVHDLCYAELAFDGYQPTSLLEIPGAKELSVEFHTLSKTYSMAGWRVGFVVGNSKIIQGLRTLKTNLDYGIFAAVQAAAETALELPDSYVEQAQQRYQQRRDFLVEGLEKLGWNIPKPKATMYLWVPCPKGTGSTDFALDTLQKTGVVVTPGNAFGEAGEGYVRISLIADRDRLQEVLDRFQQAGIRY from the coding sequence ATGGGATTTGATTTTACCCCTGCTGATCGAGTGAATACCCTTCCTCCTTACGTTTTTGCCCGTCTCGATGAATTGAAAGCAAAAGCCAGAGAACAAGGGTTAGATTTAATTGATTTGGGAATGGGAAACCCCGATGGGTATGCCCCACAACCTGTAATTGACGCAGCTACAGAAGCCTTGAAGGTAGGAGAAAATCATGGTTATCCGCCCTTTGAAGGGACAGGGAGTTTCCGAAGCGCGATCGCGCGCTGGTATCATCGTCGCTATGGGGTAAATCTCTCGCCAGATAGTGAAGCCCTCCCCCTAATTGGCTCCAAAGAAGGATTAACTCACTTAGCATTAGCCTATATTAATCCGGGGGATACAGTTTTAGTGCCATCGCCAGCTTATCCTGCTCATTTTCGGGGGCCACTCATTGCTGGGGCAAATTTGCACAAGATGGTTTTAACAGCAGAAAAAGACTGGTTAATTGATTTATCCCAAATTCCAGAATCAGTCGCCCAGCAGGCAAAAATCCTCTATTTTAATTATCCCAGTAATCCCACCACTGCGGTTGCCTCCAGAGAGTTTTTTGAAGAAATTGTTGCCTTTGCCCGTCATTATTCCATTTTGCTGGTGCATGACTTGTGTTATGCCGAGTTGGCATTTGATGGCTATCAACCCACAAGTTTGTTAGAGATTCCAGGGGCAAAAGAATTAAGTGTCGAGTTTCATACCCTGTCTAAAACGTACAGTATGGCAGGCTGGCGTGTGGGGTTTGTTGTGGGTAATAGTAAAATTATCCAAGGACTACGTACCCTAAAAACAAATCTAGATTATGGCATTTTTGCCGCAGTACAAGCAGCCGCAGAAACAGCTTTAGAGTTACCTGATAGCTATGTAGAACAAGCGCAACAACGCTATCAACAACGGCGGGACTTTTTAGTGGAAGGGTTAGAGAAATTAGGCTGGAATATTCCGAAGCCAAAAGCAACTATGTATTTATGGGTTCCTTGTCCAAAAGGAACAGGATCAACGGATTTTGCCTTAGATACCTTACAAAAAACAGGGGTTGTTGTTACCCCAGGGAATGCTTTTGGGGAAGCAGGGGAAGGCTATGTGAGAATTAGTTTAATTGCCGATCGCGATCGTTTGCAAGAGGTTTTAGATCGGTTTCAACAAGCGGGAATCCGCTATTAA